The sequence aatttccttaaatctcgaggaATCAGATCTTataagatttccaagattttcttttaaatcccttgaattctggaattcaatcgtgactacgtcaccggttaaatcgaatcttcattttctcatttcactcttttgtgataacttcatttgtacgcttcacataatcgaatagttttatctacattaatcaataatgataaaacattATTTAtcgacacatattcgtcatgaagacatttttattgttagccatgacgacctcattcaaatttcgagactaaatttctttaacgggtaggtactgtgacgacccgaaaaattccgaacaaatttaaacttaaatttattacgattttgacacgataagcaaagtctgtaatcctgagtctcaaaatttttgaactgttttcattacattcatttaacctcgaccagttttgacgattcacgaacaattaattgtaaaaagctatgtgtgtgtgtgtgtgtgtgtgtgtgtgtgtgtgtgtgtatatatatatatatatatatatatatatatatatatatatatatatatatatatatatatatatatagtaattggaAATACAATTTGAAATATTAAACCAATAGTAATATGTGGCTAACAGATTACACgttttatatttaagttatattatgattattattatattatattataattcagTTATCGATTGCAATCATACATATACTGTGCTTAATTGGATTGAAAGCAACTTCTAACaacatcaatttttttttattcatcCGTGATTATGAAATATCAATCGAGGTTACTGTGTTGTGAGAATTATGCATGTACTATGTTGACTTCCATCGCCATAATCGAATATTTATACAgtataaagtttgaattattataaAAGGTAATTAGTTGTCGGCCACTTCTATCTATTCTATctagttatataaatatacatatatttatggaaTAAAggaacacaaaatcatcatttaacaCACACCATCTTGTCTTCTGCTATCTCACCATCACCACCACACGCGGCACTCACCAACGAGCCACCACATTAGTTCAAGCACCACTCTCACCACTTTCCTTTTTCAATCAACCATCACCATCATTATTTTAGTTTTCTTATTCGTTTTCTGTGTCTATGCAACAAGCGAGGTAACCGAAAAATCACCACTATAACACCCATCTATCTTCACTATCATCGACTACTTACACTAACCAGACAACCACCCACAGTCACGCTGCTATTTCTTTTTCTGAATAATATCAAAAATCAGCTTCTGCTGCACTTGTTCATCTGCTTGCAACTTTCCTGTTTTATTTTGTTTCTATTCGAACTAACCAAGAACAAATACCATCACAACCCATTTACTCGATTACTGTTTCCATTTATTTTATCGCCATCTTCAATATAAAGCACCACCTTTGATCACCCCATAACCGCCTAGAATCAGCAGTGAAGTCGTATTCTTCTTGAGCTTGATCCAACAAAGCATTGAACAAAGGGTTTTTAAGTAATATCACATTGATGACAAACCTTGTTTGGTTTTCTCCTACATAGACTACCATATGACCTTTTGGTACGTCTCTTGGAATATAattatcttcttcatcatcttcatgcaTGTATAATGATTTCTTGTTGAATGCCCATGAACACCACTTCTCACAATTTAACCAAGCCAGAACCCCATTACCAAATTCATTAAAAGGCCTTTTCTTAAGCCATGCTTTTACTATCTTCACTTGCATCATCTTCGTTAATATTCAGTCCTCCTTCGAACACCCTTGATTACTATAACTGCAACCAATCAAACACCACACAAACAATCACTTATTCATGATTATCTAATCTGCAACAGCTACTATGAACTACTACGTTTGTTTATGGCTGTCAAAAAAACCAATCATCtattctacatatatatatatatatatatatatatatatatatatatatatatatatatatatatatatatatatgtttaaatatacaTGACAACCACCACAACCCCAATGTAAGCAAACTAATCTCGTTCTATTTATTTCGGTCTCGAACAAACTGCTGCAGACTGCTGCATTTGTGTTATGTTTAGCTAGAACCCAAGAACCAAACCTACAACCTTTCGAAAACCATTACTTCTATATCTGCTTTCGGATAACAATGCAAATACTATCAAAACAAATTCATGAAACtcgaattattgttattattacctgATGGATGTTATTAGTCGCTGCTACTTTATATCGCAGCtcatcactgtagtgacccgaacttttccatgtttatatatatattaaataaaattgttattttacatgattaagtgtttccaagatgttaagcaatcaaacttgttaagacttgattaattgaaataggtttcatatagacaattgaccacccaagttgaccggtgattcacgaacgttaaaacttgtaaaaactatatgatgacatatatatggttatatatatagttaacatgatattatgataagtaaacatatcattaagtatattaacaatgaactacatatgtaaaaacaagactactaacttaatgattttgaaacgagacatatatgtaacgattattgttgtaacgacatttaatgtatatatatcatattaagatatattcgtacatcataatatcatgataatataataatttaaaatctcttttgatattataaacattgggttaataacatttaacaagatcgttaacctacaggtttcaaaacaacacttacatgtaacgactaacgattacttaacgactcagttaaaatgtatatacatgtagtgttttaatatgtattcataaacttttgaaagacttcaagacacttatcaaaatacttctacttaacaaaaatgcttacaattacatcctcgttcagtttcatcaacaattctactcgtatgcacccgtatttgtactcgtacaatacacagcttttagatgtatgtactattagtatatacactccaatgatcagctattagaagcccatgtgagtcacctaacgcatgtgggaactatcatttggcaactagcatgaaatatctcataaaattacaaaaatatgagtaatcattcatgacttatttacatgaaaacaaaattacatatcctttatatctaatccatacaccaacgaccaaaaacacctacaaacactttcattcttcaattttcttcatctaattgatctctctcaagttctatcttcaagttctaagtgttcttcataaattccaaaagttctagtttcataaaatcaagaatacttccaagattgcaagtttacttccaagttttctaaatccattccaagtaatcatccaatatcaagaaacctttgttacttacagtaggttatctttctaatacaaggtaataatcatattcaaactttaattcaatttctataactataacaatcttatttcgagtggaaatcttacttgaagttgttttcgtgtcatgattctgctttaagaactttcaagccatccaaggatcctttgaagctagatccatttttctcattttcagtaggtttatccaaggaacttgaggtagtaatgatgttcataacatcattccattcatacataaaaagctattttattcaacgttataaacttgtaatcactagaacatagtttagttaattctaaacttgttcgcaaataaagttaatccttctaactagacttttaaaatcaactaaatacatgttctatatctatatgatatgctaacttaatgatttaaaacctgaaaacacgataaacaacataaaactggatatacgccgtcgtagtaaaaccgggggctgttttggttgggataattaaaagctaagaagaactttgatttaaaagctatacttatggaaaaatgattttttttatgaacatgaaactatatccaaaaatcatggttaaactcaaagtgaaagtatgtttttcaaaatggtcatcaagatgtcgttctttcgacggaaatgactacctctttcaaaaatgacttgtaacttgtatttttgactatgaatttatactttttctgtttagattcataaagttaagttcaatacgaaaccgtggccactggaatcactcaaaatggattagaaacgaagaaatggcgagtaaaacaagattgataaaaactactcattttacctacgtgaaagttagtaataaatctattccaaccataacctaatcaacttatattgtatattatgtaatcttgagataccatagacacgtatacaatgtttcgacctatcatgtcgacccatctatatatatattgctgaacaaccatagacactctatatgtgaatgttggagttagctatacagggttgaggttgattccaaaatatatatatagtttgagttgtgatcaatactgagaaacgtatacactgggttgtggattgatttaacataatatttatcgatttatttctgtacatctaactgtggataactagttgtaggttactaacgaggacagctgacttaataaacttaaaacatcaaaatgtattaaaagtgttgtaaatatattttgaacatactttgacatatatgtatatattgttataggtttgtgaatcaaccagtggccaagtcttacttcccgatgaagtaaaaatctgtgaaagtgagttatagtcccacttttaaaatctaatattattgggatgagaatacatgcaggttttataaatgatttacaaaatagacacaagtacgtgaaactacattctatggttgaattatcgaaatcgaatatgcccctttttattaagtctggtaatctgagaattagggaacagacaccttaattgacgcgaatcctaaagatagatctattggtcctaacaaaccccatccaaagtaccggatgctttagtacttcaaaatttatatcttgtccgaaggaggatcccggaatgatggggatattcttaaatatgcatcttgttaatgtcggttaccaggtgttcaccatatgaatgatttttatctctatgtatgagatgtgtattgaaatatgaaatcttgtggtctattgttacgatttgatatatataggttaatcctataactcaccaacatttttgttgacgtttaaagcatgtttattctcaggtgaatactaagagcttccgctgttgcatactaaaataaggacaagatttggagtccatgtttgtatgatattgtgtaaaaactgcattcaagaaactgatttcgatgtaacatatttgtattgtaaaccattatgtaatggtcgtgcgtaaacaggatgttttagattatcattatttgataatctacgtaaagctttttaaacctttatttatgaaataaaggttatggtttattttaaaaatgaatgcagtctttgaaaaacgttcgaatatagaggtcaaaacctcgcaacgaaatcaattaatatggaacgtttttaatcaataagaacgggacattttagttggtatccgagcgttggtcttagagaaccagaattttgcattagtgtgtcttatcgagtttgttaggatgcattagtgagtctggacttcgaccgtgtttacttgaaaaatgattgcttaacaaattttattggaaactatatatttttaacatgtgaatattatgtgatatattaatctcttaacgtgtttgatattatgtgatagatgtctacctctagaacaagtcccattgacacacctaataataataaagagtcaaatgtaaattggaatgattcgtggactgattcacaagttcccgaagagtaaccggaagaagagtcggaaccggaagaagaatcggaaccggaagaagaatcggaaccggaagaagaaatagaaccagtgggggaaataataaaatggttaagtagaagaaaatcctcaaccaaccgaccaaagttaattatggtcaatggtgtttccgccaaggaagcaaagtattgggaggattaccaattctccgatgaatcggatcccgacaaggattccgatgatgttatagaaattaccccaacacaatttaataaggcaaaagagaacaataagggaaagggcataaaaatagagaaatttgattccaaacccgatgaactttatatgtatcgtcaacacccgtatttcttaagttgtgacaataaccggggaacctctaaaccaccgggtttttctaaaccaatgtggaaaatgacggctcgtattaggggaacatcatatatccctagaaacttggcaaaacaaaccaaaaccgaagaagaagaaacgagcgagtcggaataagatagttgtattcgtgtggtgtaatatatgtaatatagtgtgcttatactttatgatatatgtaaaaattgcttgtattaataagtatttttttatgaatctaactcttgtctattttacagtataaaaacacaaaatggatagacaacccaatattttaagagacctacccggagacatgattgatgaaatcttgtctagagtcggtcagaattcctcggcacaactatttaaggcgagatctgtttgtaagacattcaaagaacgttccaagaatgccttggtttataaaaggctttcgttcgaaagatgggggatatcacattgggaaatctataagttacgatgtgtttactttgacgcatatattgcggggaacccaaatgctattttacgcaacgggttaagaaattattttgactcaatatatccgaatataggacttcgtgatttagaaaaagcggctaacatgcaacataaagaagcatgttatgcttacgggttagtaatgttcgcttctcaccaaagtgagaacaagaacatcgggctacaactattaaacaaaacgttcccacaagtgacggagtcggtaattggggtaagaaatgaggtttttaggttattacgagattgttggtcattacgtaaccttcatccttttgacgacgttacaacacattgtcttactatcggtcacaatggttatgttccacaaaaccaaggatgggaagtggtattagtaaaaccagaatgcatgacttgtttcttgacgtatgaattacgtgtctttattgcctttgctgaacgccttatttattaactagaattatcttcgcaactactttgtatcaaagttgtatgtgctatatttcatgctatatgtaaaatagcggtattgtaagtttgcaagttattgtataaaggtttgaatatgatatatatatattttttttgtgattagtttttcatatagaattgtagttgttgaaatggtatgttagctactaagtatgaacttaacgggtaggtactacctgaattaaagagtataaaacgctaatatgaagaaagagcttttataaataagttcatattacgctacgaaatactattgactactcttgatattctatatgattaactcgtttcatttgactattttgaaggaaatggcaccgactactcgacacaccttgaatatgagtgaagaggaatttcgtgcctttcttgcttcaaacatagccgcagtacaggccgcgctacataccaaaaataaccttggatctagcagtacaggaaatcgtgtaggatgcacctacaaagaattcactgcatgcaaacctttggaatttgattgaaccgaaggaccgattggattgaaacggtggaccgagaaggtcgaatcggtgtttgccataagtaagtgtactgaagaggacaaagtgaagtatgctacgcataccttcacaggtactgcgttaatatggtggaatacctatctagagcaagtgggacaagatgatgcttacgcactaccatggtcagcattcaagcacttgatgaacgagaagtaccgtcccagaaccaaggtcaataagctcaagacagaacttagagggttacgaacccaaggatttgatattaccatgtacgaaagacgattcacagaattgtgcctattgtgtccgggagcgttcgaagatgaggaagagaagatcgacgcgtttgtgaaaggattaccggaaagaatccaagaagatataagttcacacgagcccgcctccatacaacaggcatgtagaatggctcacaaactagtgaaccagattgaggaaagaattaaagaacagacggctgaagaggccaatgtgaagcaagtcaaaagaaagtgggaggaaaacggtgataagaatcaccaatacaacaacaacagcaattacaacaataatcgcaacaactatcccaacaatcgcaacatcaatcgcaactacaacaaacggcccaataacaacaacaacagcaactacaacaatcatcccaataacaataacaaccgcaacaacaacaacaacaatcagaagcagctatgccaaaggtgtgaaaagtatcactcgaggttctgcaccaaattttgcaacaagtgtaaaagaaatgatcatagcgcagcgaagtgtgaggtctacggaccaggggttaacagaacgaaaggaacaaatggtgtcggaacgagtaatggcggagcaagtagtgtcagagtaagttatgccaatgtagtttgttataaatgtggaaaaccggaccacattattagaaatttcccgaacc comes from Rutidosis leptorrhynchoides isolate AG116_Rl617_1_P2 chromosome 4, CSIRO_AGI_Rlap_v1, whole genome shotgun sequence and encodes:
- the LOC139842834 gene encoding protein SMALL AUXIN UP-REGULATED RNA 51-like, whose translation is MMQVKIVKAWLKKRPFNEFGNGVLAWLNCEKWCSWAFNKKSLYMHEDDEEDNYIPRDVPKGHMVVYVGENQTRFVINVILLKNPLFNALLDQAQEEYDFTADSRRLWGDQSYSNQGCSKED